The Scyliorhinus canicula chromosome 11, sScyCan1.1, whole genome shotgun sequence genome contains a region encoding:
- the LOC119973766 gene encoding transcriptional regulatory protein AlgP-like — protein sequence MPIPAEEPAVKHIPAEQPVVKPTPAEQHAVKPILAEQPAVKPILAEQSAVKPIAADQPAVKHIPADKPAVKPIAAEEPAVKPSPAEQHAVKPIPAEEPVLKHIPAEQPAVKPTPAEQVAVKPIAAQQPAVKPTPAEQSAVKPIRAEQPTPAVKPFAAKQPEVKPIPDEQPAVKTIAAEQTAVKPIAAEQPEVKHIPTEQPAVKATPAEQPAVMPIPAEEPTVKHIPAEQPVVKPTPAEQHAVKPFAADQPAVKHIPADKPALKPIAAEQPAVKPIAAEEPAVKPSPAEQHAPAVKSIPGEQPAVKPIAAEQPEVKHIPAEQTAVKPTPTEQLQ from the exons atgCCCATTCCAGCCGAAGAGCCTGCAGTGAAGCacattccagctgaacagcctgTTGTGAAGCCCACTCCGGCCGAACAGCATGCAGTGAAGCCTATTTtagctgaacagcctgcagtgaagcccattctaGCTGAACagtctgcagtgaagcccattgcaGCTgaccagcctgcagtgaagcacaTTCCAGCCGAcaagcctgcagtgaagcccattgcaGCCGAagagcctgcagtgaagcccagtCCAGCTGAACAGCATGCGGTGAAGCCCATTCCAGCCGAAGAGCCGGTACTGAAGCacattccagctgaacagcctgcagtgaagcccactcCGGCCGAACAGGTTGCAGTGAAGCCTATTGCAGCTCAACAacctgcagtgaagcccactcCAGCTGAACagtctgcagtgaagcccattcgaGCCGAACAGCCTACA cctgcagtgaagcctttTGCAGCCAAACAGCCTGAAGTGAAGCCTATTCCTgacgaacagcctgcagtgaagacTATTGCAGCTGAACAGACTGCAGTGAAGCCTATTGCAGCCGAACAGCCTGAAGTGAAGCACATTCCaactgaacagcctgcagtgaaggcCACTCCGgccgaacagcctgcagtgatgCCCATTCCAGCCGAAGAGCCTACAGTGAAGCacattccagctgaacagcctgTTGTGAAGCCCACTCCGGCCGAACAGCATGCAGTGAAGCCTTTTGCAGCTgaccagcctgcagtgaagcacaTTCCAGCCGACAAGCCTGCATTGAAGCCCATTgcagctgaacagcctgcagtgaagcccattgcaGCCGAagagcctgcagtgaagcccagtCCAGCTGAACAGCATGCg cctgcagtgaagtccATTCCAggtgaacagcctgcagtgaagcctatTGCAGCTGAACAGCCTGAAGTGAAGCACATTCCAGCTGAACAGACTGCAGTGAAACCCACTCCAACTGAACAGCTGCAGTGA